A window of Tautonia plasticadhaerens contains these coding sequences:
- a CDS encoding HesA/MoeB/ThiF family protein has translation MDSLRDEDSDVLRIDDDDRYGRLRLISWWRQDRLAAAKVLVVGAGALGNEVMKNLALLGVGTIVLIDLDEVEPSNLARSVLFRREDGGKSKAFVAAARAKELNPDVTIIPIHGDVLTDLGLGLFAEMDVVVGCLDNREARLWVNRQCWKVGTPWVDAGIQEIQGVVRVFVPPDSACYECGMTSRDYQLLNLRYSCPLLRREDIQAGKVPTAPTIASMMAAMEVQEALKLIHGMPVQSGCLHVFNGVSNTFYTTQLPRKEDCLSHETYPGPIPVDLGNDATAEQMFHVAHQHLSGPLSLALDRDLVTAIDWPQLGRRSEILRPRTRVTLAEATDPETGEAGRPELVSVVDEGTGLSRRTLAELGVPPYDIVRADGAGGSAFLRLEGDRGRALPGI, from the coding sequence ATGGATTCTCTTCGCGACGAGGACAGCGATGTCCTCCGGATCGACGACGACGACCGCTACGGCCGGCTCCGCCTGATCTCCTGGTGGCGTCAGGACCGACTCGCGGCGGCGAAGGTGTTGGTCGTCGGCGCGGGTGCCCTGGGCAACGAGGTGATGAAGAACCTGGCGCTGCTGGGCGTCGGCACGATCGTCCTCATCGACCTGGACGAGGTCGAGCCGTCGAACCTCGCGCGATCGGTGCTGTTCCGTCGAGAGGACGGGGGGAAGTCCAAGGCGTTCGTCGCGGCGGCCCGGGCGAAGGAGCTGAACCCCGACGTCACGATCATCCCGATCCATGGGGACGTGCTCACCGACCTCGGACTCGGGCTCTTCGCCGAGATGGACGTGGTCGTCGGCTGCCTCGACAATCGGGAGGCCCGGCTCTGGGTCAACCGCCAGTGCTGGAAGGTGGGCACGCCCTGGGTCGACGCCGGGATCCAGGAGATCCAGGGGGTCGTCCGCGTCTTCGTCCCCCCGGACTCCGCCTGCTACGAGTGCGGGATGACGAGCCGGGATTATCAGCTCCTGAACTTGCGATATAGTTGCCCCCTGCTCCGCCGCGAGGACATCCAGGCCGGCAAGGTGCCCACCGCGCCGACGATCGCCTCGATGATGGCGGCGATGGAGGTGCAGGAGGCGCTCAAGTTGATCCACGGGATGCCGGTCCAGTCCGGCTGCCTCCACGTCTTCAACGGCGTCTCGAACACCTTCTACACGACGCAGCTCCCCCGCAAGGAGGACTGCCTCAGCCACGAGACGTATCCGGGGCCGATCCCGGTCGACCTGGGCAACGACGCCACGGCCGAGCAAATGTTCCACGTGGCACATCAGCACCTGTCGGGCCCGCTGTCGCTGGCCCTCGACCGGGATCTGGTGACGGCGATCGACTGGCCGCAACTCGGCCGACGGTCGGAGATCCTTCGGCCGAGGACCCGGGTCACCCTCGCCGAGGCGACCGACCCGGAGACCGGCGAGGCCGGGCGCCCCGAGCTGGTCTCGGTCGTGGACGAGGGGACCGGCCTGTCGAGGCGGACCCTGGCCGAGTTGGGGGTGCCGCCGTACGATATCGTCCGCGCCGACGGCGCCGGGGGCTCGGCGTTCCTGAGGCTGGAGGGGGATCGGGGGCGGGCCCTCCCCGGGATCTGA
- a CDS encoding Mov34/MPN/PAD-1 family protein → MSGESDDILFDEVTYREPQRLRRPDRDRGYACLAYGTPGPEDLAIFIDRQTVDAIERHALSDTTVELGGIVLGRECVDEETGRPFVWISEAIEAKHFENTQASFTYTHDSWGEITRERDQSHPELDIVGWYHTHPNFGIFLSGHDVFIQQHFFGQPLQVAYVVDPIRQTRGFFQWRAGDLRQVEGYYVVAPRQHRMALARTVDELEGVPNPEAGGGLGALSPRLEAELIAMLNRPQSASSTVDRGQSAAVFSLLGMVVGVLGVALALWIATLTGQVREQTRALTGLRAELYRANEDADVGQAAERVRAKEQALDALLGEVRVGDSDERFLDVYTRLHAERDRAVAEAALVEQVGLDLVSKDRQLSQLGRRLEAQGRALARLEEVEEEAARLKAANALLAEQLEFPGLEGGARPAAGGAGALPRKYAIAWYSAVAGWAVAVLLGLGMVALVARTLPTPVHEPGPAPPPGRGHAPDAPHRIE, encoded by the coding sequence GTGAGCGGCGAGAGCGACGACATCCTGTTCGACGAGGTCACCTATCGGGAACCGCAGCGGCTCCGACGGCCCGACCGGGACCGGGGCTACGCCTGCCTCGCGTATGGCACCCCGGGGCCGGAGGACCTGGCGATCTTCATCGACCGCCAGACGGTCGACGCCATCGAGCGGCACGCCCTGAGCGACACGACGGTCGAGCTCGGGGGCATCGTCCTTGGCCGGGAGTGCGTCGACGAGGAGACGGGCAGGCCGTTCGTCTGGATCTCCGAGGCGATCGAGGCGAAGCACTTCGAGAACACGCAGGCGAGCTTCACCTACACGCACGACTCCTGGGGGGAGATCACCCGGGAACGCGACCAGTCGCACCCCGAGCTGGATATCGTCGGCTGGTATCACACGCACCCGAACTTCGGCATCTTCCTCTCCGGTCACGACGTCTTCATCCAGCAGCACTTCTTCGGCCAGCCGTTGCAGGTGGCCTATGTCGTCGACCCGATCCGCCAGACCCGGGGGTTCTTCCAGTGGCGGGCGGGGGACCTGAGGCAGGTCGAGGGCTATTACGTGGTCGCCCCGAGGCAGCACCGGATGGCGCTGGCCCGGACGGTGGACGAGCTGGAGGGAGTCCCCAATCCGGAGGCCGGGGGGGGGCTCGGGGCCCTTTCCCCCCGCCTCGAGGCGGAGCTGATCGCCATGCTGAATCGACCGCAGTCCGCCTCCTCGACCGTCGACCGGGGCCAGTCGGCCGCGGTCTTCAGCCTGTTGGGCATGGTGGTGGGGGTCCTCGGGGTGGCGCTGGCGTTGTGGATCGCCACGCTCACCGGACAGGTCCGGGAGCAGACCCGGGCGCTGACCGGCCTCCGGGCGGAACTCTACCGGGCGAATGAGGATGCCGACGTCGGGCAGGCCGCCGAGCGTGTCCGGGCCAAGGAGCAGGCTCTCGACGCCCTGCTCGGCGAAGTCCGCGTCGGGGACTCGGACGAGCGGTTCCTGGACGTCTACACCCGGCTCCACGCCGAACGCGACCGCGCCGTGGCCGAGGCGGCGCTGGTCGAGCAGGTCGGGCTCGACCTGGTCTCCAAGGATCGCCAGCTCTCCCAACTCGGTCGCCGCCTCGAGGCCCAGGGTCGCGCCCTCGCCCGCCTGGAGGAGGTCGAGGAGGAGGCCGCCCGGCTAAAAGCAGCAAATGCCCTGCTCGCGGAGCAACTCGAATTCCCGGGCCTGGAGGGCGGCGCGAGACCGGCGGCCGGGGGTGCGGGTGCCCTGCCCCGCAAGTACGCGATCGCCTGGTACTCGGCCGTCGCCGGGTGGGCCGTCGCGGTCTTGCTGGGCCTGGGGATGGTGGCCCTGGTCGCCCGGACCCTGCCGACCCCGGTGCACGAGCCCGGGCCCGCCCCTCCCCCGGGCCGGGGACACGCCCCTGATGCCCCGCACCGGATCGAATGA
- a CDS encoding MMPL family transporter — MPFDALRWFVSRRPAVVVASWIVALVLVVGLAPNLTELAAEGQASLLPEQSESAIAARMLEAGWPDQWFDSSAVLGVHNPGGIRSEDRAFAISLADRFRAPDRPEVISSVLAADADPEVAARLLSEDGTLLLTFVAVDEAFVSPSSQQAVAWLEARAEELGEAAPAGVSLSWSGSAVIGRDYMENVQETLDRAAVATVFLLFGVLMAVYRSAFLAMVPLVTIGVSLMIARGLLAWASQMGWEMSSLVELFLVVLLFGTGTDFCLLLSWRFGENWNASNPRGAIRSTLGRVAVALVTSAFTTIVGLSLMGFTRFKLFSSTGPSVAFGLVITVAAALSLTPALLLFLARWRPRAFTGLTRPPSGNWDRLGRAILRRAWLAWSLTLLLMLPPALLGLSLTAQNAFIQDTVSEMSPSTPSVRGLSLIAEKFGPGATAPMAVVLEVGPEDPGSDPEGTRPDFRSSVGLATIDDISRLLTHQRSLTEVRSATQPLGSTAPFEPARLSARLGAIDQGFQRLVEGAEELRQGLNDGAARIRGALLIGELAGADVLGQGAVQAPAQGPGTPDGTTRGDPVTSGLRRATAAMLGQFGGVELPAVNPIAPVEGDGPVAQLLRELGRAAEGAGQISEGASRASREIGTIMEDPVGRRALDRLLIDEQTIAENPEIARSFEAYISPDGQKARIDLVQTGRPFSVEALDQVERLRERLGDYLQEYDERDPIRPRALVAGPNAESADIRALTRHDQYQTWILVPLGVFLVLVGMLRAPLACLNLVATMILTYAFALGVTHAVFVWGLGAEGIDWKVPYFLFVLLVAVGVDYNVFLMSRLQEEVKALGLKAGITKAIGQTGGLITSAAAITACSFAAMMFSPLSSLRQLGFSLVVGIITDAALVRPILVPCGQWLLSRGHERRRQKALTRANAPGTPLPQARETILS, encoded by the coding sequence ATGCCATTCGATGCCTTGAGGTGGTTCGTCAGCCGGCGACCGGCGGTGGTCGTCGCGAGCTGGATCGTGGCGCTGGTCCTGGTCGTCGGCCTGGCCCCGAACCTCACGGAACTCGCCGCCGAGGGCCAGGCGTCGCTGCTGCCCGAGCAATCCGAGAGCGCGATCGCCGCCCGGATGCTCGAAGCCGGTTGGCCCGACCAATGGTTCGACTCGTCCGCCGTGCTCGGGGTGCACAACCCCGGGGGCATCCGGTCCGAGGACCGCGCCTTCGCGATCTCCCTGGCGGATCGGTTCCGGGCCCCCGATCGGCCCGAGGTGATCTCCAGCGTCCTCGCCGCGGACGCCGACCCGGAGGTCGCCGCCCGTCTCCTGAGCGAGGACGGCACGCTGCTGCTCACGTTCGTCGCCGTCGACGAGGCGTTCGTCAGCCCGAGCAGCCAGCAGGCCGTCGCATGGCTGGAGGCGCGTGCGGAGGAACTGGGGGAGGCGGCCCCCGCCGGGGTCTCGCTCTCCTGGAGCGGCTCGGCGGTCATCGGGCGGGACTACATGGAGAACGTCCAGGAGACGCTCGACCGCGCGGCCGTCGCCACGGTCTTCCTGCTCTTCGGCGTGCTGATGGCCGTCTACCGCTCGGCCTTCCTGGCAATGGTGCCCCTGGTGACGATCGGCGTCAGCTTGATGATCGCCCGGGGGCTGCTCGCGTGGGCCTCCCAGATGGGCTGGGAGATGTCGTCGCTGGTGGAGCTGTTCCTGGTCGTGCTGCTGTTCGGCACGGGGACCGACTTCTGCCTCCTGCTCTCCTGGCGGTTCGGTGAGAACTGGAACGCCTCGAACCCCAGGGGGGCGATCCGGTCGACGCTCGGTCGGGTGGCGGTCGCGCTGGTCACCAGCGCCTTCACCACGATCGTCGGCCTGTCGCTGATGGGCTTCACCCGCTTCAAGCTATTCTCGAGCACGGGGCCCAGCGTCGCCTTCGGCCTGGTGATCACGGTGGCGGCGGCGCTCTCGCTGACCCCCGCCCTGCTCCTCTTCCTGGCCCGATGGCGTCCGAGGGCGTTTACCGGGCTGACGAGGCCCCCGTCTGGGAATTGGGACCGGCTCGGCAGGGCGATCCTCCGACGGGCCTGGCTCGCCTGGTCGCTGACGCTCCTGCTCATGCTCCCCCCCGCCCTGCTCGGCCTCAGCCTGACGGCCCAGAACGCCTTCATCCAGGACACCGTGTCCGAGATGTCGCCTTCCACCCCCTCGGTCCGGGGCCTCTCCCTGATCGCCGAGAAGTTCGGCCCCGGTGCCACCGCGCCGATGGCCGTCGTCCTCGAGGTCGGGCCCGAGGACCCGGGGTCGGATCCGGAGGGGACTCGACCCGACTTCCGCAGCTCGGTCGGGCTGGCCACGATCGACGACATCAGCCGATTGCTGACCCACCAGCGGTCGCTCACCGAGGTCCGGTCGGCGACCCAGCCGCTCGGCTCGACCGCGCCGTTCGAACCGGCCCGGCTCTCGGCCAGGCTCGGCGCGATCGATCAGGGTTTCCAGCGTCTGGTGGAGGGGGCCGAGGAGCTGCGACAGGGCCTGAACGATGGGGCCGCCCGGATCCGGGGGGCGTTGCTGATCGGCGAGCTCGCGGGGGCCGATGTGCTCGGCCAGGGCGCCGTGCAGGCCCCGGCCCAGGGACCCGGGACTCCGGACGGGACGACGCGAGGGGACCCGGTCACTTCCGGGCTCCGGAGGGCGACGGCGGCGATGCTCGGGCAGTTCGGCGGCGTCGAGTTGCCCGCGGTCAATCCGATCGCCCCGGTGGAGGGGGATGGCCCGGTGGCCCAACTCCTCCGGGAGCTGGGGCGGGCCGCCGAGGGTGCCGGGCAGATCTCCGAGGGGGCCTCACGGGCCAGTCGGGAGATCGGCACCATCATGGAGGATCCGGTTGGCCGACGGGCGCTGGATCGCCTGCTGATCGACGAGCAGACGATCGCAGAGAATCCCGAGATCGCCCGGAGCTTCGAGGCCTACATCTCCCCCGACGGCCAGAAGGCCCGGATCGATTTGGTGCAGACCGGCCGACCGTTCTCGGTCGAGGCGCTCGATCAGGTGGAACGCCTCCGCGAGCGGCTCGGCGACTACCTCCAGGAGTACGATGAGCGCGACCCAATCCGGCCCCGAGCCCTGGTCGCCGGCCCCAATGCCGAGAGCGCCGACATCCGAGCCCTGACCCGCCATGACCAGTATCAGACCTGGATCCTCGTGCCGCTCGGCGTCTTCCTCGTGCTGGTCGGGATGCTCCGGGCCCCCCTGGCCTGCCTGAACCTGGTGGCGACGATGATCCTCACCTACGCCTTCGCGCTGGGTGTCACCCACGCGGTCTTCGTCTGGGGCCTGGGAGCGGAGGGGATCGACTGGAAGGTGCCGTACTTCCTGTTCGTGCTGCTGGTGGCGGTGGGGGTGGACTACAACGTCTTCCTGATGTCCCGGCTCCAGGAGGAGGTCAAGGCGCTCGGCCTGAAGGCCGGGATCACCAAGGCGATCGGCCAGACCGGTGGCCTGATCACCTCGGCGGCGGCGATCACCGCATGCAGCTTCGCGGCGATGATGTTCAGCCCGCTCTCGTCGCTCAGGCAACTCGGCTTCTCGCTGGTCGTCGGCATCATCACCGACGCGGCGCTGGTCCGCCCGATTCTCGTCCCCTGCGGCCAATGGCTTCTGAGCCGGGGACACGAACGACGACGCCAGAAGGCCCTGACCCGAGCCAATGCCCCCGGTACGCCGCTGCCGCAGGCCCGGGAGACGATCCTCAGCTGA
- the efp gene encoding elongation factor P, whose amino-acid sequence MIPAKDFKKRMVVEIDGLPHLIEQIVVQTPSARGAATLYKIKARNLKTRQRVDKTFKGTDSLAESSFERREIQFLYRDDEQFHFMDSRSFEQFSLPAESLEDQSPFMTENMEGVEALVVDEQPIGIEIPDVVELPVVDTSPGVRGNSATGRTKPATLSTGHVVQVPEHLDQGTTVRVDTRTGEYLGRGG is encoded by the coding sequence GTGATCCCCGCCAAGGACTTCAAGAAGCGCATGGTCGTCGAGATCGACGGCCTCCCCCACCTGATCGAGCAGATCGTCGTCCAGACCCCCTCGGCCCGAGGGGCCGCGACCCTGTACAAGATCAAGGCTCGGAATCTCAAGACCCGGCAACGGGTCGACAAGACCTTCAAGGGAACCGACAGCCTGGCCGAGTCGAGCTTCGAGCGCCGGGAGATCCAGTTCCTGTACCGGGACGACGAGCAGTTCCACTTCATGGACTCCCGGAGCTTCGAGCAATTCTCGCTGCCCGCCGAGAGCCTGGAAGATCAGTCGCCGTTCATGACCGAGAACATGGAGGGCGTGGAGGCGCTGGTCGTGGACGAGCAGCCGATCGGCATCGAGATCCCGGATGTCGTCGAGCTCCCCGTGGTCGACACCAGCCCCGGGGTCCGCGGCAATTCCGCCACCGGCCGCACGAAGCCGGCGACGCTCTCCACCGGGCATGTGGTGCAGGTCCCCGAGCACCTGGACCAGGGGACGACGGTACGGGTCGACACCCGGACGGGGGAGTACCTGGGGCGGGGGGGATGA
- the rnc gene encoding ribonuclease III, producing the protein MPEPEPPVEDLLDRCQRTVGHRFADVSLLRSALTHASGADHRLASNERLEFLGDAVLGLIVCDLLYRRYPESLEGELTRIKSVVVSRQTCAEFSNILGFDAHLTMGKGMTGHGPTPPSVLADVFESILGALYLDGGMQAARAFLEPLVLPEIVAAVENQAGSNHKSTFQQVAQREFGATPTYLLLDEQGPDHSKCFKIAAQVGPHQFPPAWGRNKKEAEQRAALNALRQISGEPIPFASG; encoded by the coding sequence ATGCCCGAGCCCGAGCCCCCCGTAGAGGATCTGCTGGACCGTTGCCAGCGGACCGTCGGCCACCGGTTCGCCGACGTCTCCCTGCTGCGGTCGGCCCTGACGCACGCATCGGGGGCCGACCACCGCCTCGCCTCGAACGAGCGGCTGGAATTCCTCGGCGACGCCGTGCTCGGCCTGATCGTCTGCGACCTGCTCTACCGCCGCTACCCCGAGTCGCTCGAAGGGGAACTGACGCGGATCAAGTCGGTCGTCGTCTCCCGGCAGACGTGCGCCGAGTTCTCCAACATCCTCGGCTTCGACGCCCACCTGACCATGGGCAAGGGGATGACCGGCCACGGGCCCACCCCTCCTTCGGTCCTGGCGGACGTCTTCGAGAGCATCCTCGGCGCCCTGTATCTCGACGGCGGCATGCAGGCCGCCCGCGCGTTCCTCGAGCCACTGGTGCTGCCGGAGATCGTCGCCGCCGTCGAGAACCAGGCGGGGTCGAACCACAAGAGCACCTTCCAGCAGGTCGCCCAGCGAGAATTCGGGGCGACGCCGACGTACCTGCTGCTGGACGAACAGGGTCCGGATCATTCCAAGTGCTTCAAGATCGCCGCCCAGGTCGGTCCCCATCAGTTCCCCCCCGCCTGGGGCCGGAACAAGAAGGAGGCCGAGCAGCGAGCCGCGCTGAATGCCCTCCGCCAGATCTCCGGGGAGCCGATCCCCTTCGCCTCCGGCTGA
- a CDS encoding response regulator, which produces MRTLLSDPEGADASSGNSPPFILLVDDDPTGRQAIACLLLDAGMRCVAVGSGDEALDLCGDRIPRLVITDLCMPGLDGRGLGLRLRARFPTLGLILITAESLDDSQLGELRHTFDDVQRKPVDCVRFLDRVCHLAD; this is translated from the coding sequence ATGAGGACCCTCTTGAGCGACCCCGAAGGCGCCGACGCGTCTTCGGGCAACTCACCCCCGTTTATCCTGCTCGTCGACGACGACCCGACCGGTCGGCAGGCGATCGCGTGCCTGCTGCTCGACGCCGGGATGCGATGCGTCGCGGTCGGCTCCGGGGACGAGGCGCTGGACCTCTGCGGGGACCGAATCCCCCGGCTGGTGATCACCGACCTCTGCATGCCCGGGCTCGACGGCCGGGGCCTGGGCCTCCGGCTCCGGGCCCGGTTCCCCACGCTCGGCCTGATCCTGATCACCGCCGAGTCGCTGGACGACTCCCAGCTCGGAGAGCTCCGACACACGTTCGATGACGTCCAGCGGAAACCGGTCGATTGCGTCCGGTTCCTCGATCGAGTCTGCCACCTCGCGGACTGA
- a CDS encoding ATP-binding protein → MGTAGQVEGLAGALLRSVDEPDRIALIQLRLDRYCHRLRNRLNSMKLSLYLARRLSADGPVVEWGRSEEACRSIETLLDQLQVFCAPLHPAPTPGDLSEWLGHRLDEWRNELGRREIRLEAEGPGEPLWCRGDWMRLGQGLDGLVAAWSRIGSPSAVIRLSWGRDVDRCVIRFEADDRLIRLSCDEVESLALPLLARVVASHGGSLTVHDDHPSIELRMPSD, encoded by the coding sequence ATGGGCACAGCGGGGCAGGTCGAGGGATTGGCCGGAGCGCTGCTGAGGAGTGTCGATGAGCCGGACCGGATCGCCCTGATCCAGTTGCGCCTGGATCGCTACTGCCATCGACTCCGGAACCGGCTGAACAGCATGAAATTGAGCCTCTACCTGGCTCGTCGCCTCTCGGCCGACGGGCCGGTCGTCGAATGGGGGAGGTCCGAGGAGGCATGCCGATCGATCGAGACGCTCCTTGATCAGCTCCAGGTCTTCTGCGCCCCGTTGCACCCGGCGCCGACCCCGGGGGACCTCTCCGAGTGGCTCGGACATCGCCTCGACGAGTGGAGGAACGAGCTGGGCCGTCGCGAGATTCGGCTCGAAGCCGAGGGGCCGGGGGAGCCCCTGTGGTGCCGAGGGGACTGGATGAGGCTCGGGCAGGGCCTCGACGGACTGGTCGCCGCCTGGTCCCGGATCGGCTCGCCGTCCGCGGTGATCCGGCTCAGCTGGGGCCGGGACGTGGATCGCTGCGTCATTCGATTCGAGGCGGATGACCGCCTCATTCGCCTCTCGTGCGACGAGGTCGAGAGCCTGGCCCTCCCGCTCCTCGCTCGAGTCGTGGCCTCGCACGGGGGATCGCTCACCGTCCACGACGATCACCCCTCGATCGAGCTTCGCATGCCATCCGACTGA